The Deltaproteobacteria bacterium CG2_30_66_27 region GGGTATTTGCCTCCGACGCGCGCCAGGTCCGGACCCGTCCGGCGGGAACCCCAGAGGAACGGCCGGTCCCAGGCCGACTCCTCGGCCCTGGAGTAGTCGCCGTACCGGGCCACCTCGGCGCGAAGCGGCCGCACCGTCTGGGTGTGGCAATTGTTGCACCCTTCCCGGATGTAGGTGTCCCTCCCTTCCGTCTCGACGGCCGTGTACGGCTTGATCAGGGGGCTGACCGGCTGGGTCGACGGGAGGAAGAGGGGGATGAAGGTGGTGACCAGCGTGCCGACGGAGATGACGACCACCGCCGCGAGGACGAAGAGAACCGGCTTTTCATAGAGGCTGTCGAATTTCATCGGTCACACCGCCTGGGGCTTGCGGGAGGTCATGTACAGGTTGTAGGCGAAGACCGCGATCCCGGCGAAGTAGAGAAGGCCGCCGAGGAGCCGCACGGTCCAGTACGGGCACATCGCCGTCACGGAGTCGAGGAACGTGTACGTGAGGGATCCGTCGGGGTTGGTGGCCTTCCACATGGCGCCCTGGACGATCCCCGCGATCCACAGGGTCACGGTGAACAGGATCTGCCCCACGAGGATCAGCCAGAAATGGACGTTCGCCAGCTTCACGCTGTGGATCTCCCGGCCGGAGATCTTCGTCATCATGAAATACATCGACGCCGAGATGATCATCGTCACCCATCCCATCGTCCCCATGTGGACGTGGCCGACCACCCACTCGGTGTAGTGGAGGTGGCCGGAGAGCGCCCGGATCGCCTGGGTCGGTCCCTGGATCGTCTGGAGCCCGTAGAAGGTGATGCCGAGGATGAAGAATTTGATGAGGTAGTTCGACTTCATCTTGTCCCAGTTCCCGTTCATCGTGTAGTAGCCGTTGAGGACCGAGGCCCAGGAGGGGGCGATGAGGAACAGGCTGAACGCCAGCGCAACGGTCTGGATCCACTCCGGGATCGGGGTCAGCATCAGGTGGTGCGCACCCGTCCACAGGTAGCCGAAGACGAGGGACCAGAAGGCGATGATGGAGAGCCGGTGGCTGTAGATCGGCAGCCCCGTGGATTTCGGCAGGAAGTAGTAGAACATCGCGAGGATCGGGAAGGTGAAGACCGACGCGACGGCGTTGTGTCCGTACCACCACTGGACGTTGGCGTCGTTCACGCCGACGTATGCCGAGTACGACTTGGTCAGGCTCACCGGGATCTCCAGGTTGTTGAGGATGTAGACCACCGCCACCGTGACCACGCAGGCGATGAGGAACCAGAGGGAGACGTACATCTGTTTCTCCCGCCGCCGGATGAGGGTCCCCATCACGTTGGCGGCGAACATCACCCACAGGACCACCACCACGACGTCGAGGGGCCACTCGAGCTCCGCGTACTCCTTGGAGGTGTTCATCCCGGCGAACAGGGAGAGGGCGGCCAGGACGATGGCGATGTTGAACAGCCAGAGCTGGGCCTTCGCGAGGCCCGGGAACGCGAGCGGCGTCCGGGTCAGCTTTTCAAGCATATAGAAGCTGCATGCGAAGACCCCGGCGAGGGTGAACCCGAACGTCAGCCCGTTGGTGTGGACCACGCGCAGGCGACCGAAGGCGAGCCACGGCGTAAAATTGAGGGTCGGGTAGATCATCTCGGCCGCCAGCCACAGCCCGACCACCAGGCCGACCAGCAGCCAGAACACCGAGGAGAGGGCGAATCCCCGAATGACGGAGTCGCTTCGCGCGCCGTGGGTCATCCGCATCTCCCGTTGGACGATATTGTCGACAGTGTACATAATTCGGGATTCGTTCGCCATAAGGAATCCCGTGTCCCGGGCTATTTGATATGATCGGATGGCAAGAGGGTTCCTTTGAAGTTCCGGCCGCGTCCCGCCGATAGGGATAGCGGGGATGGTTCTTGAAAGAATTCAAGGGAGTGGAACTACCGGATGCTGCTTCCCGCGATCCAGTGCGTCTCGGCTTTCTTCCAGTTCATCGCCGCGTGGCAGTCGGTCGTGTTTCTCTCGTCCGGCCGGCTCGGCCGCGTCTGGTCCTTCGTCTCCCTGGCGCTTTTCCTGAAAGGGCTTCTCTCGGTCTGGGTCGTCTTCTCCTCTTCCTGGTCCACCGTCTCCGCAATCACCGACCAGCCGGTCGTGATCGCCGAATTCTTCATCTCCCTGCTCCTTGCGTCTGGGTTCCTCCTCACCGGCCAATGGTTCCGCTTCAGGGAGCGCCTCGAGGCGCGGTTCGACCTGATCGCCGAGGTGGAGCGTTCCCTGGTGGGTGTCCTCGAGGAGGAGAACGTTCTCTCCCTGGTGTGCGGCGTCCTCTCCCGCTCCCGCGGGTATCGTCTCGTGTGGGTGGGAGCCGCCGAATCCGACGGAACGATCCGCGTGGAGTGCAGCGCGGGGGACGCCACGGAGTTTCTCCGGGGGATCCCCCTGCGCTGGGACGACACGCCCGCAGGACAGGCGCCCCCCGGAAACGCCTTGAGGACCGGCGGTACGATCACCACGAGGGAAATCGGAGGGGGGCTCCCCACCGAGTGGCGGGACGGTTGCCGGCGTCACGGGCTCGTCCGCTGCGCCGCGGCCCGGATCGAGCAGAACGGTTTCCCGCACAAGGTTCTCGTCGTGCATGCGGACACGGCCGCCGCCTTCGACGTGCACGAGACGAAGGCGCTCGCCGCGATGGCCCGCCGGGTGGGAAGCGCGATCCAGGGGGCAAGGCGCCACGAGATCTTCGTCAACGCAAAGACGTCCTACGACGAACTGCTCCGGAACCAGCGGGACGGGGTCATCCTCGTGCGCGAGGGGAAGGTGGTTCGCGCCAATCCGGCGGCGGCCGAGATGCTCGGCTACGCGTCCCCGGGGCTGCTGTTCGACGCAGACCCGGTTTCGATCCTGGCGGAACCCGACGCGGTGGCCGGTCTTCGGTACGAATTGCGGGAGCCCGGCAAGGGAGAGTCCCGCAGCGAATGGGAAGCCTCCCTCCTTCGCATGGACGGCTCGACCTTCCCGGGGGAAATCCGTCTTACCTGGGCGCCCCGGGAAGACCGGAACGACTCCTTCGTCCCGAAGCGACGCGGTCCCCTGGGGATGATCGTCCTTCGCGACGGAACCGAAAGGGTGCGAGTCCTGCGGGAGCTCAGGAAGGAGCGCGACTTCTCGAACCGGATGTTGGATATCTCCGGGGCGCTCGTCCTGCAGGTGAACGGGGCCGGGGAGATCCTGCTCTTCAACCGGCAGTGCGAGGAGGTGACCGGGATCGCCGTTCGGGATGCGATGGGAAAGAAGATGTGGGACCTGCTGATCGCCGGGCCGGCCGGCGACCTCCACCGCGACGCCATCCGTGCCGTTGCCGCGGGGCGCACGCCGCCCCCTCTCGAAACGGCGATCGTCGCCGTCCACGCTTCGCCGCGTACGATCGCCTGGACCCATTCCCCGCTGCACGACGAGACCGGATCGATCGTCTCCGTCATCGTGACCGGGATCGACGTCACGGAACGGCGCATGCTCGAAAAGCAGCTGATCGAGATGCAGAAGATGGAAGCCGTCGGAACACTGGCCGGGGGGATCGCACACGATTTCAACAATATCCTCACGGGGATTCTCGGCTCTCTCGACCTCGCCCGCGGGTTCGTGCCGCCCGGATCCCCGGCGTCGGCCCCGATCGCCGAAGGGATCAAGGCTTCGGAACGCGCGGTCCAGCTCGTGCGCCAGCTCCTCGATTTCTCCCGGCGCGCTCCCGCGGAGTGCCGGCCCGTGAACCTCGGGCACGTGGTCCGTGAGGTGACCGCCCTCTTTTCCCAGACGATCGACCGCCGGATCGAGGTGACCTGCTCGATTGCGGACGACCTGCTCCCGGCCTTCGTCGACCCCAACCAGGTCCACCAGGTCCTCATGAACCTGTGCGTCAACGCCCGGGATGCCATCATGGAGAGCTTCGAGGCCGAGGAGAAGTCGAGGCGGAGGCCGCTGACGGGATACTGGATCTACACCCGGGCCGAGAACGTCGAGGTGGACGACGATTACTGCCGGATCTTCCCGTACGCCCGGAAAGGCCGCTATATCCAGCTCTCCATCGGCGACAACGGCGCCGGGATGGACGAGGCGACGCAGCGGCGGGTGTTCGAGCCGTTCTTCACCACGAAGAAGATGGGGCGGGGAACGGGGCTGGGGCTCTCCACCGTGTACGGCATCGTCAAGCAGCACAACGGGTGGATCAACCTGGAGAGCCGCGCCGGGAAGGGGACGACCTTCTGCGTCTACTTTCCCGAGGCGACGGGCGTGCAGGAGGAGGCGCCGGCGTTGCCGGAGACCGCGCCTTCTGGAAGGGGAAAGGAGACCGTGCTGTTCGCGGACGACGAGGAGCTGATCCGCGACCTGGGCCGCCAGGTGATGGAGATGCACGGGTACAAGGTA contains the following coding sequences:
- a CDS encoding cytochrome C oxidase Cbb3 (CcoN; FixN) yields the protein MTHGARSDSVIRGFALSSVFWLLVGLVVGLWLAAEMIYPTLNFTPWLAFGRLRVVHTNGLTFGFTLAGVFACSFYMLEKLTRTPLAFPGLAKAQLWLFNIAIVLAALSLFAGMNTSKEYAELEWPLDVVVVVLWVMFAANVMGTLIRRREKQMYVSLWFLIACVVTVAVVYILNNLEIPVSLTKSYSAYVGVNDANVQWWYGHNAVASVFTFPILAMFYYFLPKSTGLPIYSHRLSIIAFWSLVFGYLWTGAHHLMLTPIPEWIQTVALAFSLFLIAPSWASVLNGYYTMNGNWDKMKSNYLIKFFILGITFYGLQTIQGPTQAIRALSGHLHYTEWVVGHVHMGTMGWVTMIISASMYFMMTKISGREIHSVKLANVHFWLILVGQILFTVTLWIAGIVQGAMWKATNPDGSLTYTFLDSVTAMCPYWTVRLLGGLLYFAGIAVFAYNLYMTSRKPQAV